The Wansuia hejianensis genomic interval GCACCATCCAGAGTTTCCAGGTGTTGAAACGAAGCAGCGGGGGAGCGGTTTCCAGTCTTCAGGTAACAGGGAGCCAGGGCAGTACGACTCTGGATAATGAATACGCGATTCGGGAACTGCTTTCTGTAAAGGGAATTGCGGTTACGAAAAATGATGGTTCCGTGACAGAAGATATGTATCTTCTGCCCAGCGCTTATTTTATCTGCAGCGCCGTCTATAATGGGAGCAGCCTGACCGGGTTCTCATTTTTGGGAGGCGGTTACGGGCATGGTGTGGGCATGAGCCAGAACGGTGCCGCGCATCTGGCGGAGCAGGGCTATGGATGGCAGGATATATTAAAATACTTTTACGAGAACATTCAACTGGAAACAGCTCAGGCATAGGGGAAAAACGATGGAGCCTTTAGAAGAGAATAAAACGAAAAAATTCATCCGGGTGGTAAAGGAGTTTGCAGAGCGCATTACACAGGATCATGTGGGTGCGTATGCGGCGCAGGGGGCTTTTTTCCTGCTGCTTTCCTTTATTCCGTTTATGATGCTTCTCCTGAATATCATCCAGTATACGAGCCTGACTGAGGCGGAGGTCAGCCATGCGGTTCTGGCGGTCATTCCCAATGATTTTCATGGGGTGGTGAGCTCGATTATCTCTGATATCTACCAGAGATCTGCAATGATCTTGCCGGTCTCCGCGGTCCTGGCTCTGTGGTCGGCGGGAAAGGCTGTGAATTCCCTCACTTATGGCCTGAATACGATATATCATGTGCGGGAAACGAGGAATTATTTTGTCAACCGGTTCCGTTCCATGGGATATACGCTGATTTTCATCATCGCTTTTATTGTGACGCTGGTGCTGCTGGTGTTCGGGAAGAGCATCCAGAAGGGTATCATTGAATTTTTTCCCGCCGCCGCTGGATTTACGGCCGTGCTGGTCAGCCTGCGGACGGTGATCTCGATGATCGCCCTGGTGATCGCTTTCCTTCTGATGTACCGGTTTGTCCCGAACAGGAAGTCTACTCTTGGAGGCCAGCTGCCCGGAGCGCTGATTGCCACGGTAGCATGGGAGATACTTTCCGTAGGTTTTTCCATTTATCTGGAATACTTTCCGGGGGTCACGCGGATGTACGGGAACATGACTACGATCATTTTACTGATGTTGTGGATTTATTTTTGCATGTACATTATTCTGCTGGGCGCGGAAATTAATGATTATTATGAGGAAAGAATGAAAAATGATCTTGACACAGACGAAAAATCCAGCTAGAATAAATGAGAATATTGAAAGGCGCGGAAGGTGTCTGTAGGGCTTTATTTTCTTTCAGAGAGAGAGGATCACCGGCTGAAAATTCTCTTAAGTTCAGATTTTGCCTGAGATTCGCACCGGAGCTTCTTTTTTGAACATATATCCGTAGGGACGTGCGCTTGAGAGGACATGAGTGCAGACAGCACCGCAGGCAGGGTATGATAAGTAGGAAAAGACGTATATGCACGTTACAGCATAGATTGAGAGTCCGGACAGTGTGCCCGGAAATCAGGGTGGTACCGCGGAAATTATGAGTTTCGTCCCTTTTGGGCGAAACTCTTTTTATATCATAGGAAAGTGCGGATCGCACTGCGGCGGAGAGGAAGAGTGTTGCAAATGCAACTCACCGCAGGCGGAGAATCTCGCTTGCGGGATTCTTTCTTGTTGCGCAGAATAGCTTTTTCCAGCCTTCCTGTGTAATAAAAGCTCTCAGGGCGGGTGCGGGTTTCCCTGTGCTATCAAAGAGGATCATCTGTAAAGGAGAAAGAAAATG includes:
- a CDS encoding YihY/virulence factor BrkB family protein, with product MEPLEENKTKKFIRVVKEFAERITQDHVGAYAAQGAFFLLLSFIPFMMLLLNIIQYTSLTEAEVSHAVLAVIPNDFHGVVSSIISDIYQRSAMILPVSAVLALWSAGKAVNSLTYGLNTIYHVRETRNYFVNRFRSMGYTLIFIIAFIVTLVLLVFGKSIQKGIIEFFPAAAGFTAVLVSLRTVISMIALVIAFLLMYRFVPNRKSTLGGQLPGALIATVAWEILSVGFSIYLEYFPGVTRMYGNMTTIILLMLWIYFCMYIILLGAEINDYYEERMKNDLDTDEKSS